The following are encoded in a window of Acidobacteriota bacterium genomic DNA:
- a CDS encoding sodium/solute symporter (Members of the Solute:Sodium Symporter (SSS), TC 2.A.21 as described in tcdb.org, catalyze solute:Na+ symport. Known solutes for members of the family include sugars, amino acids, nucleosides, inositols, vitamins, urea or anions, depending on the system.) translates to MVLLGYFAVVVGLALGLSGKQKDTGTYFLANRRMPWLAVGLSVVASVLSAITYLGAPQVAYEENAALVVGLPATLLAAPLVILLFFPIYRRLRVTSIYEYVGLRFGSRSRYAASFFSILQLLGWMGIALYAPALALSTVTGLDLWSAIIVMGLVATAYTTLGGMAAVIWTDVVQFLVLTFGAVLITLSLVERVPGGMDRIMEMASANDKLPLLDLTFSFSEINGLTVVICYFIIAFGQYGTSQVPVQRLLSIKTFGGMVKAQILDHVLEIILLALLFFIGLGLFAYFSLFPERLAEGIGGDKILPFYIIHALPAGISGLIIAAVFAAAMSTVDSGIHSMSTLILVDFIQPLRKRALDSRRSLQIARGLTVGLGLLATASGLLVSQIEGILKAISMVGGYVASPVTALFLMGILTRRGNFGGWLIATCLVSIPSQVYIQNYSDTHWIFYGALAMVICLAVSYPFSLIYAKLRRLPPADREYTLWRRKTAAEVPGLQEP, encoded by the coding sequence TTGGTCCTGTTGGGTTACTTCGCGGTGGTGGTCGGTCTGGCCCTGGGTCTATCCGGCAAGCAGAAAGACACCGGGACCTACTTCCTGGCCAACCGGCGCATGCCCTGGCTGGCGGTCGGCCTCAGCGTGGTCGCCAGCGTTCTGAGTGCCATCACCTACCTGGGCGCACCGCAGGTGGCCTACGAGGAGAATGCCGCTCTGGTTGTGGGGCTGCCGGCTACCCTGCTGGCCGCGCCGCTGGTCATTCTGCTGTTTTTCCCCATCTACCGCAGGCTCCGGGTCACCAGCATCTACGAATACGTGGGCCTGCGCTTCGGGAGCCGATCCCGCTACGCCGCTTCCTTCTTCTCGATTCTGCAACTGCTGGGCTGGATGGGCATTGCCCTCTATGCGCCGGCCCTGGCGCTTTCCACGGTCACCGGCCTCGACCTCTGGAGCGCGATCATTGTCATGGGCCTGGTGGCCACCGCCTACACCACCCTGGGCGGGATGGCTGCAGTGATCTGGACCGACGTGGTGCAATTTCTGGTTCTGACCTTCGGGGCCGTCCTGATCACCCTTTCCCTGGTGGAGCGCGTGCCCGGGGGGATGGACCGGATCATGGAAATGGCTTCCGCCAACGACAAGCTGCCGCTGCTGGATCTGACCTTCAGCTTCTCGGAAATAAACGGCCTGACGGTGGTGATCTGCTATTTCATCATCGCCTTCGGCCAGTACGGCACCAGCCAGGTGCCTGTCCAGCGGTTGCTCTCGATCAAGACGTTTGGAGGAATGGTCAAGGCGCAGATTCTGGATCACGTCTTGGAAATCATTCTTCTGGCGCTTCTCTTTTTTATCGGGTTGGGACTCTTCGCTTACTTCTCCCTGTTTCCGGAACGTCTGGCCGAAGGGATCGGCGGCGACAAGATCCTCCCGTTTTACATCATCCATGCCCTGCCGGCAGGCATTTCAGGCCTGATCATCGCCGCCGTCTTTGCCGCCGCCATGTCCACCGTCGACTCCGGCATTCACTCCATGAGCACCCTGATCCTGGTGGACTTCATCCAGCCATTGAGAAAGCGCGCCCTGGATTCCCGCCGCAGTCTCCAGATCGCCCGCGGACTGACGGTCGGTCTGGGGCTGCTGGCCACCGCTTCCGGCCTGCTGGTCTCACAGATCGAGGGAATCCTCAAGGCGATCAGCATGGTTGGCGGCTACGTGGCCTCGCCCGTCACCGCCCTGTTCCTCATGGGAATTCTGACCCGCAGGGGAAATTTCGGCGGTTGGCTGATCGCCACCTGCCTGGTCAGCATTCCCTCGCAGGTTTACATCCAGAACTATTCGGACACCCACTGGATATTTTACGGGGCCCTCGCGATGGTCATCTGCCTGGCAGTCTCCTACCCTTTCAGCCTGATTTATGCCAAGCTAAGGCGCCTCCCGCCAGCCGACCGGGAATACACCCTGTGGCGCCGCAAGACGGCTGCGGAAGTGCCCGGATTGCAGGAACCTTGA